Below is a genomic region from Parageobacillus toebii NBRC 107807.
TGCGGGCACCGCTGGCTCCAAGCGGATGCCCAAGGGCGATCGCTCCGCCGTTGACATTGACCTTCGTGCGGTCTAATTCCAGCTGGCGGATGCATTCAATCGATTGCGAGGCAAATGCTTCGTTCAATTCGACGAGTCCGATGTCATCGATGGTCAGTCCAGCGCGGCGAAGCGCTTTTCTCGTTGCGAAAATCGGGCCGATTCCCATCACGGCCGGTTCTACGCCCGCCACGGCAGACATGACGTATTTGACGAGTGGTTTCAGCCCGAGCTCTTTTGCTTTTTCCGCGCTCACTAGTAGCAGAGCCGCTGCCCCGTCGTTGACGCCGGAAGCATTTCCCGCTGTCACCGTGCCGTTTTCAAACAGCGGCGGCAGTTTGGCTAGCTTTTCGAGTGTCGTATCCGGACGTGGATGTTCATCTTTGTCGACGACGACGCGATTGCCTTTTCGGTCATAGTAGACGACCGGCACTAATTCATCGGCAAAGCGGTTCGTTTCGATGGCTTTTTTCGCTTTCATTTGGCTTTCATAAGCAAATTCATCCTGCTCCTCCCGAGTGATGCCGAACCGTTTCGCAACATTTTCCGCCGTCTGCGGCATGCTGTCAGTTCCGTACATTTCCTCCATTTTTGGATTGATAAAGCGCCAGCCGATCGTCGTATCAAACATTTCGATATTACCGCGCGGAAAATCGGAGCTTGGCTTTGCCATGACAAACGGCGCGCGCGTCATGCTTTCCGTTCCGCCGGCGATCATGATTTCCGCCTCTCCTGTCATAATCGCACGCGCTGCGTAATTGACAGCATCGAGCCCAGAGCCACATAAGCGGTTTACCGTCGTTCCCGCC
It encodes:
- a CDS encoding thiolase family protein codes for the protein MLREVVIVDAVRTPIGRYKGALKDVRPDDLAATVIRALVDRNPSLPVEQIEDVVFGNANQAGEDNRNVARMAALLAGLPIEVAGTTVNRLCGSGLDAVNYAARAIMTGEAEIMIAGGTESMTRAPFVMAKPSSDFPRGNIEMFDTTIGWRFINPKMEEMYGTDSMPQTAENVAKRFGITREEQDEFAYESQMKAKKAIETNRFADELVPVVYYDRKGNRVVVDKDEHPRPDTTLEKLAKLPPLFENGTVTAGNASGVNDGAAALLLVSAEKAKELGLKPLVKYVMSAVAGVEPAVMGIGPIFATRKALRRAGLTIDDIGLVELNEAFASQSIECIRQLELDRTKVNVNGGAIALGHPLGASGARILTTLIYEMKKRGVKYGLATMCIGVGQGIATIVENTEE